A genomic window from Aurantimicrobium photophilum includes:
- the dnaA gene encoding chromosomal replication initiator protein DnaA encodes MSDDNMRGTWTSILEALASDPGVTPPLYGFASLIEPKGIMAGTFYLEVPNDFTRSMVEQRLRGPLLSAIGSLGELSEVSTFAIVVNPDLVATEESAPAVEVEEIKEDRNPVTAPTIMATESELESRLNPRYNFDSFVIGGSNRFAHAAAVAVAEAPAKAYNPLFIYGESGLGKTHLLHAIGHYAQSLYPTIRVRYVSSEEFTNDFINSIANNRGAAFQSRYRNIDILLIDDIQFLQGKAETQEAFFHTFNTLHDHNKQVVITSDVQPKHLTGFEDRMRTRFEWGLITDVQTPDLETRIAILRKKAEREKLSVPDDIMEFIATKVTSNIRELEGTLIRVTAFANLNKQAVDLPLVQTVLKDLITLDEDDIIAPIDIINNTADYFRLGIDELTGTSRAQAIATARQIAMYLCREMTNLSLPKIGQLFGGRDHTTVMHACKKIAELMKERRSIYNQVTELTTRIKQRSSYARNN; translated from the coding sequence ATGTCCGACGACAACATGCGCGGTACGTGGACTTCCATTCTTGAAGCCCTCGCTTCTGATCCTGGTGTTACTCCTCCGCTGTATGGTTTTGCCTCGCTCATTGAGCCCAAGGGCATCATGGCGGGAACCTTCTATTTAGAAGTTCCTAATGACTTCACCCGGAGCATGGTTGAACAGCGTCTTCGTGGACCATTGCTTTCCGCTATCGGCAGCCTGGGTGAACTGAGTGAAGTTTCTACGTTTGCCATTGTGGTCAACCCCGATCTGGTCGCAACTGAAGAATCTGCTCCTGCCGTTGAAGTGGAAGAAATCAAAGAGGACCGTAACCCGGTCACTGCTCCCACCATCATGGCTACCGAGAGTGAACTCGAGTCACGCCTGAACCCTCGCTATAACTTCGACAGCTTTGTTATTGGTGGTTCAAACCGCTTTGCTCACGCAGCAGCAGTGGCCGTAGCTGAAGCGCCGGCCAAGGCTTACAACCCTTTGTTTATCTATGGTGAGTCAGGTTTGGGTAAAACCCACTTGCTCCACGCCATTGGTCACTATGCACAGAGTTTGTATCCCACCATTCGTGTTCGTTATGTCAGTAGCGAAGAGTTCACGAACGATTTCATTAACTCCATTGCCAATAACCGTGGCGCTGCATTCCAGTCCCGGTATCGCAATATCGACATTCTGCTGATCGATGACATTCAGTTCTTGCAAGGTAAAGCTGAAACTCAGGAAGCCTTCTTCCACACCTTCAACACGTTGCACGACCACAACAAACAAGTTGTGATTACCAGCGATGTTCAGCCCAAGCACCTAACCGGCTTTGAAGACCGCATGCGTACTCGTTTTGAGTGGGGTCTCATTACAGATGTTCAAACACCTGACCTTGAGACCCGTATTGCGATTCTTCGTAAGAAGGCAGAGCGCGAAAAGCTCAGTGTTCCTGACGACATCATGGAATTCATCGCCACGAAGGTCACCAGCAACATTCGTGAGCTTGAGGGAACACTCATTCGCGTAACCGCGTTTGCCAACCTCAATAAGCAGGCCGTGGATCTTCCCTTGGTGCAAACGGTGTTGAAAGACCTCATCACATTGGATGAAGACGACATCATTGCCCCCATTGACATCATCAATAACACTGCGGACTATTTCCGCTTAGGTATTGACGAGCTCACCGGTACATCCCGGGCTCAGGCAATTGCTACCGCACGTCAAATTGCTATGTATTTATGCCGTGAAATGACGAACCTGTCACTACCAAAAATTGGTCAGCTTTTTGGTGGCCGCGATCACACCACCGTGATGCACGCCTGCAAGAAGATTGCTGAATTAATGAAGGAACGTCGTTCTATCTACAACCAGGTCACTGAACTAACCACCAGAATCAAGCAACGTAGCTCATACGCACGTAATAACTAG
- the rpmH gene encoding 50S ribosomal protein L34: MSKRTFQPNNRRRAKVHGFRLRMRTRAGRAILAARRRKGRTELSA; this comes from the coding sequence ATGAGCAAGAGAACGTTCCAGCCAAACAACCGCCGCCGCGCCAAGGTGCACGGCTTCCGCCTTCGCATGCGTACCCGCGCCGGCCGCGCCATCCTTGCTGCACGCCGCCGTAAGGGCCGCACCGAACTCTCCGCTTAG
- the rnpA gene encoding ribonuclease P protein component, translating to MLDRAHRLALPTDFRRITRRGTKQTSSLVVAYAAPSDRGLSRFGIVTSKALGNAPTRNRVRRQLRAIAWEVKDARSADIVIRALPAAATASWEDLHADVLRTLEKLSASS from the coding sequence GTGCTCGATCGGGCACACCGATTGGCTTTGCCAACGGACTTCCGCCGAATTACTCGTCGCGGAACGAAACAGACCTCGTCTTTGGTTGTTGCATATGCAGCTCCCAGTGACCGAGGTCTTTCTCGTTTCGGGATTGTCACCTCTAAAGCTCTTGGTAATGCACCCACACGTAACCGGGTCCGCCGTCAGCTCCGGGCAATTGCCTGGGAGGTCAAAGACGCGCGCAGCGCCGACATCGTGATTAGAGCACTTCCTGCTGCCGCGACGGCATCGTGGGAGGACCTGCATGCTGATGTACTTCGCACCCTTGAGAAGTTGAGCGCCTCATCATGA
- the yidD gene encoding membrane protein insertion efficiency factor YidD, translating into MISLALVYRKVISPLYGDVCRYYPTCSHYGLQALQQRGLIVGSALTLRRLGRCNPWALGGVDDVPPAKHKIFTVTTLGFVVLNQGRA; encoded by the coding sequence ATGATTTCGTTGGCCCTGGTCTACCGGAAAGTGATCTCTCCGCTCTATGGAGATGTCTGTAGGTACTACCCAACCTGCTCTCATTATGGACTTCAAGCACTGCAACAACGCGGTCTCATTGTGGGTTCTGCCTTAACACTGCGTAGGCTAGGGAGGTGCAACCCGTGGGCACTCGGTGGCGTCGATGATGTGCCGCCCGCGAAGCACAAGATTTTTACAGTCACAACACTAGGTTTCGTTGTGCTGAATCAAGGAAGGGCATAG
- the yidC gene encoding membrane protein insertase YidC, with protein MDIIGAILWPIKWAIELILVFFHWLFTSMGMDPAAGATWVLAIVGLVVVVRAALIPVFVKQIKSQRKMLEIAPQLKKIQDKYKGKKDQFSREAMSRETMELYRRTGSNPLSSCLPLLLQMPIFFGLFSVLNEAQNSKAGVGPLNQQLAEQFGSASIFGIAPLHSTFVSAMNAQPQQVAVMVIAMVMVVLMTASQFITQLQIVSKNMSEETKASPAFRQQRILLYLLPLVFAFSGFTFPLGVMFYWLVSNFWTMGQQFIVIRNMPTPGSQAAKDREERLARRGKLPKGTTEVIEVEAPKPAQRAQPVGKNRAKKSGKKK; from the coding sequence ATGGATATCATTGGTGCAATTCTGTGGCCCATTAAGTGGGCTATTGAGCTAATCCTCGTCTTCTTCCACTGGTTGTTTACCAGCATGGGAATGGACCCTGCGGCAGGTGCTACCTGGGTTCTTGCCATCGTCGGCCTTGTTGTTGTCGTTCGCGCCGCCCTGATTCCGGTATTCGTCAAGCAGATCAAGAGCCAGCGCAAGATGCTGGAAATTGCGCCTCAGCTGAAGAAGATTCAGGACAAGTACAAGGGTAAGAAGGACCAGTTCTCCCGCGAAGCTATGTCTCGCGAGACCATGGAGCTTTACCGCCGCACGGGCAGCAATCCACTGAGTTCCTGCCTGCCCCTGTTGCTGCAGATGCCTATTTTCTTTGGTTTGTTCTCGGTATTGAACGAAGCACAGAACTCCAAGGCAGGTGTTGGTCCGCTGAACCAGCAGCTTGCTGAACAGTTTGGTTCTGCTTCGATTTTCGGTATTGCCCCTCTGCACTCGACTTTTGTGAGCGCAATGAACGCTCAGCCTCAGCAGGTTGCCGTCATGGTTATCGCCATGGTGATGGTTGTGCTTATGACCGCATCACAGTTCATCACTCAGCTGCAGATCGTCTCCAAGAACATGTCAGAAGAGACCAAGGCGAGCCCCGCTTTCCGTCAGCAGCGCATCCTGTTGTACCTACTCCCCCTTGTTTTTGCCTTCTCTGGCTTCACTTTCCCCCTCGGCGTCATGTTCTACTGGCTGGTGTCCAACTTCTGGACCATGGGTCAGCAGTTCATTGTGATCCGAAACATGCCCACTCCTGGTAGCCAGGCAGCTAAGGACCGCGAGGAGCGCCTTGCTCGCCGCGGCAAGCTCCCCAAGGGAACCACTGAAGTTATTGAAGTTGAAGCCCCTAAGCCAGCACAGCGTGCGCAGCCTGTTGGTAAAAACCGCGCAAAGAAGTCCGGAAAGAAGAAGTAA
- a CDS encoding protein jag, protein MSEDLTTEPKAAPTIKDLENEGDVAADYIEELLDIADLDGDLDIDARNGRAYVSVTASEQGNVRVLSRPETVSALQELTRLAVQNKTGQYSRLILDVGGSRQTREQELAALVDAAAARLEAGAAAAALPPMSSYERKLVHDLVSERGLVSHSDGEGKDRHTVITAGA, encoded by the coding sequence ATGTCTGAAGACCTCACTACTGAGCCCAAAGCAGCTCCGACCATCAAAGACCTCGAGAACGAGGGAGATGTTGCCGCTGACTACATAGAAGAACTCCTCGACATCGCTGATCTCGATGGCGATCTGGACATTGATGCCCGCAACGGACGTGCTTATGTATCCGTAACCGCATCGGAGCAGGGCAATGTCCGTGTTCTTTCTCGCCCCGAGACCGTTTCTGCCCTGCAGGAGCTCACTCGTTTGGCTGTTCAGAACAAGACTGGCCAGTATTCACGCCTCATTCTTGACGTGGGCGGATCACGCCAGACCCGCGAGCAGGAGCTCGCAGCCCTGGTTGATGCCGCAGCCGCACGCCTCGAAGCAGGGGCAGCTGCCGCAGCACTTCCTCCTATGAGTTCCTACGAGCGCAAGCTTGTGCACGACTTGGTGAGCGAGCGTGGCCTGGTGTCACACTCCGACGGTGAGGGCAAAGACCGCCACACCGTTATCACCGCCGGCGCATAG
- the rsmG gene encoding 16S rRNA (guanine(527)-N(7))-methyltransferase RsmG codes for MTPEYEAEPAQAALVFGDQLAVARQFTANLAQYGEELGLIGPLELPRLWSRHILNCGIVAPLLNGRVGDVGSGAGLPGLVLAIARPDVEFVLIEPMERRTAWLNDQVAALDLKNVTVVRDRAEDVRRDVLLDQVTARAVSALKKLIPMTAPLVRPGGELVLMKGAGAAAEIDAAAKQIRAFKLHNVEVLTLGEGILDEVTRVVRATVE; via the coding sequence TTGACTCCCGAATATGAAGCGGAGCCAGCTCAAGCGGCTCTCGTGTTTGGAGATCAACTTGCTGTAGCCCGCCAATTTACGGCGAACTTGGCACAATATGGTGAGGAATTGGGCCTGATTGGCCCCCTCGAGCTCCCTCGTTTGTGGTCACGGCACATTCTCAACTGCGGCATTGTTGCGCCCTTGTTGAATGGCCGCGTGGGTGACGTGGGCAGCGGTGCAGGTCTCCCCGGACTGGTTCTCGCTATTGCTCGACCAGATGTCGAGTTTGTACTCATTGAGCCCATGGAACGTCGTACCGCGTGGTTGAACGACCAAGTAGCCGCACTAGACCTCAAGAACGTCACGGTTGTCCGTGATCGAGCCGAAGATGTTCGTCGTGACGTTCTCTTAGATCAAGTTACGGCACGTGCCGTCAGTGCTCTCAAAAAGCTCATCCCCATGACAGCTCCCCTGGTTCGCCCAGGCGGAGAACTTGTTCTCATGAAGGGCGCTGGCGCTGCTGCAGAGATCGATGCTGCCGCTAAGCAGATTCGTGCCTTCAAACTCCACAACGTAGAGGTTCTCACCCTGGGTGAGGGAATCCTCGATGAAGTAACGAGGGTGGTTCGGGCTACAGTTGAGTAG
- a CDS encoding ParA family protein yields the protein MKHPEESIDTSLSGVDSPLARELSDLTARRRILERPAPPLPSRPRVFTVSNQKGGVGKTTTTVNIAAALARFGAKVLVIDLDPQGNASTALGIDHHGDIPSIYDVLVEGKPLSSVIQKSTEEGELYCAPSNLDLAGAEIQMFSIDRREFLLRDALERFFNEPGNDFHYVFIDCPPSLGLLTINAFSSAREVLIPIQCEYYALEGLSQLLSTIEMINQGLNPYLQVSTILLTMFDSRTRLAHEVAADVRQHFPQQVLNAVIPRAVRVSEAPSYSQTVVSYDTMSVGSISYIEAAHEIALRGAPGAASTTTQEATHGNE from the coding sequence GTGAAACATCCAGAAGAATCGATTGATACGTCACTCAGTGGCGTCGATTCCCCTTTGGCGCGCGAACTCAGTGATCTGACCGCTCGACGCCGCATTCTGGAGCGCCCTGCTCCCCCACTGCCTTCTCGTCCACGCGTCTTTACTGTCTCGAACCAAAAGGGTGGCGTGGGTAAGACCACGACGACGGTGAACATTGCTGCGGCTCTTGCTCGCTTTGGCGCGAAAGTGCTGGTTATTGACCTTGACCCCCAGGGAAATGCCTCTACAGCGCTAGGAATCGACCACCACGGCGATATTCCTAGCATTTACGACGTACTGGTCGAAGGTAAGCCACTGAGCTCTGTTATTCAGAAGAGCACCGAGGAAGGCGAGCTCTATTGCGCGCCATCTAACCTCGATCTTGCCGGCGCAGAAATTCAGATGTTCAGCATCGATCGCCGTGAGTTCCTTCTCCGGGACGCCCTGGAACGTTTCTTCAATGAGCCCGGTAATGATTTCCACTACGTCTTCATTGACTGCCCACCCTCATTGGGCCTGCTCACCATCAACGCATTCTCCTCAGCACGTGAAGTTCTCATCCCCATTCAGTGTGAGTACTACGCCCTCGAGGGTCTTTCTCAGCTGCTGAGCACGATCGAGATGATTAATCAGGGACTCAACCCCTATCTTCAGGTCTCGACCATCTTGCTCACCATGTTTGATAGCCGCACTCGCCTGGCTCACGAAGTCGCCGCTGATGTGCGCCAGCACTTCCCCCAGCAGGTGCTCAACGCCGTCATTCCTCGCGCTGTGCGCGTTTCTGAGGCTCCAAGCTATAGCCAGACTGTGGTGAGCTACGACACCATGTCGGTCGGATCTATTTCTTATATCGAAGCAGCACACGAGATTGCCCTCCGTGGCGCCCCCGGAGCTGCCAGCACTACTACCCAGGAGGCCACACATGGCAACGAATAA
- a CDS encoding ParB/RepB/Spo0J family partition protein, whose translation MATNKRTGLGRGIGSLIPTAPTSERPVDVFFPDQVGTGAIPVVENNDADLVEVPGARLAFISPNLVVPNPQQPRKVFNPEDLAELVHSIREIGILQPIVVRTIPGSENYELIMGERRLRASKEVGLEQIPVIIRDTADEDMLRDALLENLHRSQLNPLEEASAYQQLMADFGITQEQLAERIGRSRPQISNTIRLLRLPPLVQKRVAAGVLSAGHARAILAVGDPDAMQRLADKIVNEDLSVRAAEALAGEAPTAKKPKPVAGTRRGHLDEIAERLGDRLDTRVKIALSAKKGLISIEFATIGDLNRILTELGETPFGQN comes from the coding sequence ATGGCAACGAATAAGCGCACCGGCCTTGGCCGCGGCATTGGCTCACTCATTCCCACCGCCCCCACCTCCGAACGTCCCGTGGACGTGTTCTTCCCCGACCAGGTTGGCACCGGCGCCATTCCCGTGGTCGAGAACAATGACGCTGACCTCGTTGAGGTACCTGGCGCCCGCCTCGCCTTCATCTCCCCCAACCTGGTTGTTCCCAACCCTCAGCAGCCTCGTAAGGTCTTCAACCCTGAAGATCTTGCTGAACTGGTCCACAGCATCCGTGAAATCGGAATTCTGCAGCCGATCGTGGTTCGCACCATCCCTGGTTCTGAAAACTACGAGCTCATCATGGGTGAGCGTCGTTTGCGTGCGTCTAAGGAAGTGGGCCTCGAGCAGATTCCGGTCATCATTCGTGACACCGCGGATGAAGACATGCTCCGCGATGCTCTGCTGGAAAACCTCCACCGCTCCCAGCTGAACCCACTCGAAGAAGCCTCTGCCTACCAGCAGCTCATGGCTGACTTTGGTATTACCCAAGAACAGCTCGCTGAGCGCATTGGCCGTTCACGTCCCCAGATCTCCAACACCATTCGTCTGCTCCGCCTTCCCCCCCTGGTTCAGAAGCGTGTGGCTGCCGGTGTTCTCAGTGCGGGTCACGCTCGTGCCATCTTGGCCGTGGGTGACCCTGATGCCATGCAGCGCCTGGCAGACAAGATTGTGAACGAGGACCTTTCGGTCCGCGCCGCCGAGGCATTGGCCGGGGAAGCCCCCACTGCGAAGAAGCCCAAGCCTGTGGCGGGCACCCGCCGCGGCCACCTCGACGAGATCGCTGAACGCCTCGGAGATCGACTTGATACGCGAGTGAAGATTGCTCTCAGCGCGAAAAAAGGCCTGATCAGCATCGAATTTGCCACAATTGGTGACCTCAACCGCATCCTCACCGAACTGGGTGAGACCCCGTTCGGCCAGAACTAG
- a CDS encoding D-alanine--D-alanine ligase family protein, translated as MSSLNIAVLSGGISHEREVSLRSGRRVADALTARGHNVTIIDPDANLFATLKNLNPDVVWPALHGSSGEDGAVLDLLHAAGYNYVGPSASAARLAWSKPVAKTLVSRAGVRTAPSITVAREAFRELGAGSVLELIASELGNHVVVKPASGGSAQGVSIVTKAEDLPRAMVDAFTYHDVALVEKFIAGTEVAVTVTDGASGATALPAVEIVPLDGVYSFEARYNAGETTFFVPARVSDEIAEKISAAAVTAHDTLGLSQLSRIDLIVDEAGEPWFLEANALPGLTETSSAPLAIEASGVDLGQLYEALARAAAN; from the coding sequence ATGTCATCTCTCAACATTGCGGTTCTTTCCGGTGGTATTTCTCACGAGCGTGAGGTGTCTTTGCGCTCAGGTCGTCGCGTTGCCGACGCATTGACCGCGCGCGGCCACAACGTCACCATCATTGACCCCGATGCCAACCTGTTTGCCACGCTCAAGAACCTGAACCCTGATGTGGTGTGGCCTGCACTGCACGGATCCAGTGGTGAAGACGGTGCTGTGCTGGATCTTCTGCACGCTGCTGGTTACAACTACGTCGGCCCCTCCGCTTCCGCAGCTCGTCTGGCCTGGTCCAAGCCGGTGGCCAAGACCTTGGTTTCACGCGCTGGTGTGAGGACCGCGCCGTCGATCACCGTTGCACGTGAAGCATTCCGTGAGCTTGGCGCTGGTTCAGTTTTGGAATTAATTGCTTCTGAGCTGGGAAATCATGTCGTTGTGAAGCCTGCTTCGGGTGGATCTGCGCAGGGTGTTTCCATTGTGACCAAGGCAGAGGATCTCCCCCGTGCGATGGTGGATGCCTTCACCTACCACGACGTCGCACTCGTAGAGAAGTTCATTGCGGGCACTGAGGTGGCCGTGACGGTCACAGACGGTGCTTCTGGAGCTACTGCCCTGCCTGCGGTAGAAATCGTCCCTCTAGACGGCGTCTACAGCTTCGAGGCTCGTTACAACGCCGGAGAAACCACGTTCTTCGTCCCCGCACGTGTCTCGGACGAGATTGCGGAGAAGATTTCCGCTGCCGCCGTCACTGCACATGACACTCTGGGCCTGTCTCAGCTCTCGCGCATTGACCTGATCGTGGACGAGGCAGGCGAGCCCTGGTTCCTAGAGGCCAATGCACTTCCGGGACTAACCGAGACCTCGAGTGCACCGCTGGCTATCGAAGCTTCGGGAGTTGACCTCGGTCAGCTTTACGAAGCACTCGCACGCGCAGCAGCTAACTAG
- a CDS encoding PLP-dependent aminotransferase family protein: MAETNETRQGTNLDPWFNHYASRSAGLSASEVRALFAVASRPEVVSLAGGMPYVRALPESLVNGALEKVMSENGPMAMQYGSGQGVPALREQILEIMALEGISASVDDVVVTTGSQQALDLVTKLFIDPGDVILAEAPSYVGAIGVFRSYQADVVHVLMDENGLIPEKLREAIADVKASGRTIKFLYTIPNFHNPAGVTLSAERRPEILEICQSNGILILEDNPYGLLSFEEDVPPAIRSLNEDGVIYLGSFSKTLAPGFRVGWALAPHAIREKLVLAAEAAILCPSSFSQMVISEYLSQADWKGQIETFRGVYKERRDAMLEALEEHLPDLSWNVPNGGFYIWCSLPENLDSKAMLPRAVTELVAYTPGTAFFADGGGRQNIRLSFCYPTPENIKIGIRRLATVIRGELDLLADFAGTGSLTAAAGDDNVIAPPPDLS, encoded by the coding sequence GTGGCCGAGACAAACGAGACTCGTCAAGGAACAAACCTTGACCCCTGGTTCAATCACTACGCCAGCCGTTCTGCAGGGCTGAGCGCATCTGAAGTGCGCGCCCTTTTCGCGGTGGCCTCTCGTCCCGAAGTTGTTTCTCTTGCCGGTGGCATGCCGTATGTTCGCGCGCTTCCTGAGTCCCTGGTCAACGGTGCTCTCGAAAAGGTCATGAGCGAAAACGGCCCGATGGCGATGCAATACGGCTCAGGCCAGGGTGTTCCTGCTTTGCGCGAGCAAATCCTCGAAATCATGGCCCTCGAAGGCATTTCCGCCTCGGTGGATGATGTGGTTGTCACCACCGGTAGCCAGCAGGCTCTAGATCTGGTGACCAAGCTCTTCATTGATCCCGGTGACGTAATCCTTGCCGAAGCCCCCAGCTATGTGGGCGCTATTGGTGTATTCCGTAGCTACCAGGCAGATGTTGTGCACGTTCTCATGGATGAGAACGGTCTCATTCCTGAGAAACTGCGCGAAGCCATAGCTGACGTGAAGGCCTCTGGCCGCACCATCAAGTTCCTCTACACAATCCCCAACTTCCACAACCCTGCTGGTGTGACTCTTTCAGCAGAGCGCCGCCCCGAAATCCTCGAGATTTGCCAGAGCAACGGCATTCTCATCCTGGAAGACAACCCCTACGGTCTGCTTTCCTTCGAAGAGGACGTTCCACCCGCTATCCGTTCACTCAACGAAGACGGCGTTATTTACCTAGGGTCGTTCTCCAAGACATTGGCTCCCGGATTCCGCGTGGGCTGGGCTCTCGCCCCCCACGCCATCCGCGAAAAGCTGGTCTTGGCGGCTGAAGCAGCGATTTTGTGCCCCAGCTCGTTCAGCCAGATGGTGATTTCGGAATATCTGAGCCAGGCCGACTGGAAGGGTCAGATCGAAACCTTCCGTGGTGTTTACAAAGAGCGCCGTGACGCCATGCTCGAAGCGTTGGAAGAACACCTGCCTGACTTGAGCTGGAATGTGCCCAACGGTGGTTTCTATATCTGGTGCTCTTTGCCCGAAAACCTTGATTCCAAGGCGATGCTGCCTCGTGCGGTGACCGAATTGGTTGCCTACACACCAGGTACCGCGTTCTTCGCAGACGGTGGCGGACGTCAAAACATCCGCCTGTCCTTCTGCTACCCCACTCCCGAGAACATCAAGATCGGCATCCGCCGTCTTGCCACCGTGATTCGTGGAGAATTGGACCTGCTGGCTGACTTTGCCGGAACCGGTTCTCTCACCGCTGCGGCCGGTGATGACAACGTCATCGCCCCACCACCTGACCTGAGCTAA
- the trxA gene encoding thioredoxin, translated as MSAAPAVTDASFDADVLKSGKPVLVDFWAEWCGPCRAVGPILDQIRAEHGDKIEIVKLNVDENPQTAMAYQITSIPAMKVFVNGEVTKTIIGAKPKPALEHDLADYIG; from the coding sequence ATGTCTGCAGCACCCGCAGTTACTGACGCAAGCTTCGACGCAGACGTCCTCAAGAGCGGCAAGCCCGTTCTCGTTGACTTCTGGGCTGAGTGGTGTGGCCCCTGCCGCGCCGTTGGACCCATCCTCGACCAGATTCGTGCCGAGCACGGCGACAAGATCGAGATCGTCAAGCTCAACGTGGATGAGAACCCTCAGACCGCCATGGCTTACCAGATCACCTCGATTCCTGCGATGAAGGTCTTCGTCAACGGTGAGGTCACCAAGACCATCATCGGTGCCAAGCCCAAGCCAGCACTCGAGCACGATCTCGCTGACTACATCGGCTAA
- the trxB gene encoding thioredoxin-disulfide reductase, translated as MRQVIIIGSGPAGYTAAIYAARANFKPLVIASSVEAGGELMNTTEVENFPGFPEGIMGPELMMKMQEQAEKFGAEILMDDVVSVELAGEIKRVTTGGGQTFEALSVIFATGSANRKLGLPDEDRLSGHGVSWCATCDGFFFRQKTVAIVGGGDSAMEEANFLTRFADKVYVIHRSETLRASKIMQDRALANPKIEFLWNSTIESLNGAEALTGVTIKNTVTGDLSEVELQGLFIAIGNDPRTQLIHGQLDLAPEGTVAVEGRTSKTNLTGVFAAGDVVDPTYRQAVTAAASGTVAALDAEHYLQSLPAELLAQAENN; from the coding sequence GTGCGTCAAGTCATCATCATTGGTTCGGGTCCAGCTGGCTACACCGCTGCGATCTATGCTGCTCGCGCAAACTTCAAGCCCCTCGTCATCGCTTCTTCTGTTGAAGCCGGTGGCGAGCTTATGAACACCACTGAAGTTGAAAACTTCCCTGGCTTCCCCGAGGGAATCATGGGTCCTGAACTCATGATGAAGATGCAGGAGCAGGCTGAGAAGTTTGGTGCTGAAATCCTGATGGATGACGTGGTCAGTGTTGAACTTGCTGGTGAAATCAAGCGCGTGACCACCGGTGGTGGCCAGACTTTCGAAGCCCTCAGCGTGATTTTTGCTACCGGTTCTGCCAACCGCAAGCTCGGCCTTCCTGACGAAGACCGTCTTTCCGGTCACGGTGTTTCCTGGTGTGCAACGTGCGATGGCTTCTTCTTCCGCCAGAAGACGGTGGCCATTGTCGGCGGTGGCGACTCCGCCATGGAAGAAGCAAACTTCCTCACCCGTTTTGCGGACAAGGTCTATGTCATTCACCGCTCAGAGACCCTGCGTGCATCGAAGATCATGCAGGACCGCGCTCTGGCGAACCCCAAGATCGAATTCCTGTGGAACTCCACCATTGAGTCGCTCAATGGTGCCGAGGCTCTCACCGGTGTGACCATCAAGAACACCGTCACCGGTGATCTCAGTGAGGTTGAACTGCAGGGATTGTTCATTGCCATCGGTAATGACCCTCGTACTCAGCTCATTCATGGCCAGTTAGACCTCGCACCAGAGGGAACTGTTGCTGTGGAGGGTCGCACCTCCAAGACAAACCTCACCGGTGTCTTTGCTGCCGGTGACGTGGTTGACCCCACCTACCGCCAGGCTGTTACCGCCGCGGCGAGTGGCACTGTTGCTGCACTCGATGCAGAGCACTACCTCCAGTCACTTCCTGCCGAGTTGCTCGCGCAGGCCGAAAACAACTAA